The genome window ATTACTCCGGAAGCCAATAGAATATATTTACATATCACCAGAAAAGGAGAGAGAGCTATAATAATCGGACCAGGTATTGTACTCTGCCAGTATAACAGAGGCAATACTGTTATGATAGAAAACAAATTATAGAAAATCCGGTAAAAGGCGAATTTTTCTCCCAACTGCTTTTTAAATTTTGTAGTTGTTTTTGTTGCAACAAGGAAACTGTGCAGAAAGCACCAGAGAATCCAGAGAGCGCATAAGAGAAAATATTCCATTAGTGATTAGTCTAAATTGAATTAAGGGTAATATCAATTGAATTAATGACAAGAAAATAGACCGGATCCTCGCCCCCCAGATCCTAATGAACGGCAGACCTAAGGGAAAAACGGGTCAGGCCGACCAAGACTGGCCAGTAAAAAACATGATTAATACGGGAAGTTCTCCTTTATTGTCCTGGAGTTTTTGCATATAAATAATTTCATGTCCTCAGGAATGGGCGCTTCAAATACCGCCAATTCATTAGATATAGGATGGCGTATCTCAAGACGTGATGCGTGAAGAAGGTGCCGCGGAACCTCCATCCATGGGAGCGGCTCATAATTTCCATCCTTGACTTTTCTTATAAATTCAAGAAATTCATTGTCTGTCCTGCCATAGAGCTTATCGCCCACCAGAGGATGACCAACGTGTGCCAGATGAATCCTTATCTGGTTCGTCCTGCCCGTTACCGGAATGCACCTTACCACAGTTGACGACGCAAAACGTTCCATAACCTCGAAAGAAGTGGCAGCATATTTAGCGCCTTCAACTTTTTCGGTCACTACTTTCCTTCTTATCGAAATACAGCTATCCTTATCATGCGCCAAATAACCCTTGACCTCAAACGAGGGGTCTCTGACAACTCCACGGACAACCGCAATATACTCCTTTGCCACTTCGCCAGCTTCAAATTGCCGCAATAGAGACCTGTGAGCAATATTCGTTTTAGCAGCGATGATGATGCCGCTTGTTTCACGGTCCAGTCTGTGCGCTAAATGTATAGTGCCGCTAAATCCACTGCCTGTCATGCGTTCACGCAAACGATTGATTAATGTATTCTTGATGTAGTTGCCATCCGCATGCGATGGCAAATTCCCAGGCTTATTCACAACTATAAATGTTTCTTCCTCATGGATAATTTGAA of Deltaproteobacteria bacterium contains these proteins:
- a CDS encoding RluA family pseudouridine synthase, with protein sequence MTEKTTLSSKISSRFAGRSLMDFLSERFKYRTPEEWEQIIRIGKVTVNSREIKPDHLLKINDIVVYSDFHREPPVDMNFQIIHEEETFIVVNKPGNLPSHADGNYIKNTLINRLRERMTGSGFSGTIHLAHRLDRETSGIIIAAKTNIAHRSLLRQFEAGEVAKEYIAVVRGVVRDPSFEVKGYLAHDKDSCISIRRKVVTEKVEGAKYAATSFEVMERFASSTVVRCIPVTGRTNQIRIHLAHVGHPLVGDKLYGRTDNEFLEFIRKVKDGNYEPLPWMEVPRHLLHASRLEIRHPISNELAVFEAPIPEDMKLFICKNSRTIKENFPY